A portion of the Rhinolophus sinicus isolate RSC01 linkage group LG03, ASM3656204v1, whole genome shotgun sequence genome contains these proteins:
- the TRIM4 gene encoding E3 ubiquitin-protein ligase TRIM4: MPLGQDGASSRCDTATPVLARCGPATPAGRPARARIKSRKVRFNIPPPGEAPAADPRAAGLQGPPAACRPLQRVAADPTRALGKCVVMEAKDLQEELTCSICLDYFKDPVSIECGHNFCRCCLQSTWEPAGGQFPCPECRQLSSPAALRPNWVLGRLTKTVRPGRKGPAPPGLCGRHWEPLRLFCEEDQRPVCLVCRESQEHQTHTMAPIDEAFENYREKLLKTQCSLKVKMKEAMRLHDMEMKSVTEWQNKMKNQRLNVSAEYAKLHRFLAEEEQLFLQRLSKEEEETEKKWTENSVRLNQIITSLKELILEVWEKSQGSSLELLQNPKDLLTRSENQDVNYSLEDLKVKSVCHIPMLKEMLKQVQVAVSLAENTAHPELVFSLEGRYVKNGASGRSWPLISAAWTYFTGRRNPQQNMHFVERFQHLHCVLGKNVFTSGQHYWEVESRDGLEIAVGVCQEDVMGIVDKSEMFPHGGIWAICWSSAGYWPLTGSCVTPTKQEPALHRVGVFLDHGAGDVSFYNAVDGVHLHTFSCSLVSPLRPFFWLGPLASLVIPPVTGGK; the protein is encoded by the exons ATGCCCCTCGGCCAGGACGGGGCCTCCAGCCGCTGCGACACTGCGACTCCGGTGTTAGCGCGCTGCGGTCCCGCCACGCCCGCGGGAAGGCCAGCTCGCGCCCGGATTAAGTCCCGCAAAGTGAGATTTAACATTCCCCCGCCGGGGGAGGCGCCTGCCGCAGATCCGAGGGCCGCCGGCCTCCAGGGCCCACCCGCAGCCTGCAGGCCGCTCCAGCGCGTCGCAGCCGACCCGACTCGGGCTCTGGGAAAGTGTGTCGTCATGGAAGCCAAGGATCTCCAGGAGGAGCTGACCTGCTCCATCTGTCTGGACTATTTTAAGGACCCGGTGTCCATCGAGTGCGGTCACAACTTCTGCCGCTGCTGCCTGCAAAGCACCTGGGAACCGGCCGGCGGCCAGTTCCCCTGCCCCGAGTGCCGGCAGCTGTCGTCGCCCGCCGCACTGCGGCCCAACTGGGTCCTCGGCCGGCTCACGAAGACCGTGCGGCCCGGGCGCAAGGGCCCCGCGCCCCCCGGCCTGTGCGGCCGTCATTGGGAGCCGCTGCGGCTCTTCTGCGAGGAAGACCAGCGGCCCGTGTGCTTGGTGTGTAGGGAGTCCCAGGAGCACCAGACCCACACGATGGCGCCCATCGACGAGGCCTTCGAGAACTACCGG GAAAAACTTCTTAAGACTCAGTGTAGTCTGAAGGTCAAGATGAAAGAAGCCATGCGGTTACATGACATGGAAATGAAGAGTGTTACAGAGTGGCAG AACAAGATGAAGAATCAACGATTGAACGTCAGTGCAGAGTATGCAAAGCTGCACCGCTTCCTGGCTGAAGAAGAGCAACTGTTTCTTCAGAGGTTGagcaaagaagaagaagagacagagaagaaatggaCTGAGAACTCAGTAAGACTCAATCAAATAATCACTTCCTTGAAGGAGCTCATCTTAGAGGTCTGGGAGAAGAGCCAGGGCTCCAGCCTGGAGTTGCTTCAG AATCCAAAAGATTTGTTGACCAG GAGTGAGAACCAGGATGTGAACTATTCCCTTGAAGATCTAAAGGTGAAGTCTGTGTGCCATATCCCAATGCTGAAGGAAATGCTGAAGCAAGTCCAAG TGGCTGTCAGTCTAGCTGAAAATACAGCTCATCCTGAACTTGTCTTCTCCCTGGAAGGGAGGTACGTGAAAAATGGAGCATCGGGCAGGTCTTGGCCATTAATTTCTGCAGCATGGACCTACTTTACTGGACGGAGGAATCCTCAGCAGAACATGCACTTTGTGGAGAGATTTCAGCACTTACACTGTGTTTTGGGGAAAAACGTTTTCACTTCAGGGCAACATTACTGGGAAGTTGAGAGCCGAGATGGCCTGGAGATTGCTGTGGGGGTTTGTCAGGAGGACGTCATGGGGATTGTTGATAAATCAGAAATGTTCCCCCATGGGGGCATTTGGGCTATTTGTTGGAGTTCTGCCGGCTATTGGCCCCTAACAGGCTCCTGTGTAACTCCTACCAAGCAAGAGCCAGCTCTTCACCGGGTGGGAGTTTTCCTAGATCACGGGGCTGGGGACGTCTCATTCTACAATGCTGTGGATGGAGTGCACCTACACACTTTTTCGTGTTCTTTAGTCTCACCTCTCCGGCCGTTTTTTTGGTTAGGCCCATTAGCATCTTTAGTCATCCCACCAGTGACTGGTGGGAAATGA